cagtgtctgactatgcaaagtttgggaaccctgacaacaaaccaataaaaatcaataggtgaaatctgattggttgttggtggctctgcccacttttcaaaattaaaactgcagtcccctagtgaccaactgtgaaaagtttggggacaccggtgttaattctgtgagaatggcagcagattgaatttccccattaaaaattcaataggtaaactctgattggctgttggtggctccacccactttttcttaccttgaaccacagttacctggtgcctaaccctgcaaagtttggggaccccggtgttattactgtgagaatggcagcaggttggatttccgccaaatcaataggtaaaatctgattggctgtttacagctccgcccacttttgggcattcaacaatcaccatattttcattcaggctgaccccatgactatgtgtttcaagtttggggagtgtagtctcaaagctgtaaaattggcagcagtttcaattttcccataaaagtcaatgggtaaaatttgattggctgttgttggccctccCACTGtgcgtttttttaaaaaaaacttgaatgcgtagtcacccaaagtttgggaactctggcatcaaaccaatagaaatcaataggtaaaatttgattgggtgttggtggctccgtccacttttcaaatctaaaacaaatgttgctgttatattcggggtgaccccatgattatgttattcaagtttgggggctgtagcttcaaagctgtaagtgtggcagcagtttgaaaatcttccctgtcaaagtcaatgggaaaattggggaaaaagacggggggcgcaatcgcttagaaaagcacaagcaacctgctccgctatagggcgaagatgtgtggcgagtttgggtattgtacccctaaaactgtaggaggagtagagtTTAGAATATGGGGgagcgctaagaagaagaagaagcagaagaataagccaaagtcgaagaacagtatgttggggttttcaacccaacatcaTAACAATCATAACTTCTTAAGTCACTCTTCTTAACTCATTCAACAAAATTTATTTTCAAATTGCAGCCCTGTTATACATTTTACcgttaatatacattttttttattaatgtatttttttaaacagcCATTAACTGTCATCAGAAGGACAGTTTATAGCTGAAAAATGGAAACTCATTTAGACAGATACCTTGGTAAATAATAACCTCAGCATTTTAAACACaaagtaaaataacaataaaacttcatACACCATTTAAAGTCATTTTCTTAACTCATTCaacaaaattaattttcaaaTTGCAGCCCTATTATACATTTCACcgttaatattatttttttttattcatgtatttttttaaacagtactGGAAACTGGGTTGTATTCTTTAGttaccagttttttttaatacaggttaTTGTTACAAGTAAATTGATTTACTTATTACATAATTCATGCAGGATGGAATGACTAGAAATAGCCTGGGGCTCTAagctttatccagaaacctgtcagTCTGAGCATCCATATATGGGcaacattgtgatgtcataatatGAGTGGCTAAGCTTTATCCCCATACCTGTCAGCCTGAGCATCCATATATGGGcgtcattgtgatgtcataatggcaGTGTAGCAAGAAGACCGTGTCATATTCCGAAAGCTGTCAGTCATCGGATTGCTTTTGATGAGTGTAGATACCTCACATAGCAATGCAATTTTTTAATGttcttattatttttcttattatcTTTTTGAATCTTATACTTTTGGCACAGGCATGTGTAGAATGCAGCAATAAAGTGAGCCAAGCACTTATAAAGTACCGCAAAAAAGCCCTTAATTTAAGGGTGAAGAATTCTGATATTGGATTACGTGCCTCTCTAATGGTAATGGAAATGGAAAGCAACTACTTTAAAAAATATGCCTCAAATCATTATAGTGGATACATAGGTAAGTAAGAAAAGATAACATATGCAAAGCTATTTAGTATACAAAAGGTATAACTTCAAACCAGGGATATcttaatattgtatattatacaatatatattctgACATTTCAGTCCCCTTGGTCCTTTCTTTCTTAAATCTTGAGTTAGAAAGCTCACTTTAGGCATACATAAGGTTGCAAAAAGTACATATACTACATTAATGATTACACATATTTTGCCATTTAGTGTAACTGTAGTGAGATCATTACAGATAATACCTTCCATTTAAATGCATGGCAGAATGCTgcaagggcaatgacacatattgatttaaagtgatattgaATTTACCAAATGATTTTTTAAACTTCTCATTATTATGTCTATATTCTGCAGACTATCAGGATCTGGGTGCGATTGTCCAAAGATTGCTGAACAAATTACCAAGTGTTATTAACTTTAATGGTTCAGGTATGTATATAGATCCTTGTGTAAGTAAGGTTTAAATACccagtacacaggggcccaaacagcccccaccagcccactaaataatgacCGTGTAAGACAATGTGCTTAGACCCTTACTGTGCTAGTATTTAGGAAATAAACTCATTAATATACACTGTCTCTTATTCTTCTTTAGATGAACAGTATTTTGATAATCTTGTCAGTTTTCGCAAGGGAATCATTGAGGATTTGAAACCAGCCTTAAAAAAGGCTCATGACTTAGGTAActacatttattttcttgttaatattttaactttgtaatattgtaaaattgtttaatcatttacattacatttacattataatgGAATGATAGTTTAGTTTCATTTATAACATGATAACTGATTtcagtttctttttctttttcagtttgtTCACCATCAGAATGTGGTAAGCTTTGATATACATTTTTACTATTTCATCATCTCAATTTCTCcacccattttagattttttaatattcCATTACTTTCGCTCTGGTTTTCTTTCAGACATGTAAAGCctggcaaataaaacatttttttttatatacttttaattTTATACAATTTTGCCTGTTTGCAATATTGACATTAAGGGAATACTGGCCTATTTagcaaaattcatatttgtgttattttgagtttttttctaccatgaataaactcaaaaattaaattaaataataaaaatttggAATGAATGAGAATATGAAAAACTCAAAATCCTCGTTTTCATAAGAATTTCCGTGCacatacaaaggaaaaaaatcctGAAAACGTCTAAAAGCGCAAATTTTACAATGTGTTAAGGACGGCtctcattgacttttacatggcTGTCAGCTTTTAgatgttttgtatttaaattttTATGGTCTTTACACTTGGTAGATATCCCCCAAAAATCTTGTTTTAGAgtaattatttatatacacaatTTCTAGCTTTAAAAGATTCAGTTCAGGAACTTTGCATTGACATTAAATAAGGATATTTTAATTGTAATTGAATTGTATCAACATTTctgggcaggtttatcaaaatgtgagtttacagccTAAAACATGAATACTCACCCAccttctattaatttctatgggattttatttatttttttctattacagaAAACCTGAAAGAAATGGTCAACTGTGAAGAGTGCAAAACTATGATTAACTCGCTTTGCCAAGGACCAAGTGTATGTAAAGGTAGGTGGAttttgttcccagttactgtaaTAGTGTCTTTTTTTTAGCAATTGCTTTTTAATGACATTTCAATTCCTATATGTAACTATCAAATGAAAAAGTAAAGTCAAATGAATTTGTCCACTTGTATCACCTGATACTGTATGACTCTTGTGATTATGTAGAATGAGATTTAGGGCTTTATTCCAACACAGGTACATTTTTACTAGACCCCTGAGGAGAAAGTGAGAAAGCCACCAGAAAGCTGAATAACTGCTCTGTTTTCtaagtattattttattgttgttcCTTTCCTTCCTTTAGGAGATCGAGAAAGACGAATTGCAGTTGAGACTGCACAGGTTGATGCGACAGCAGTGAAATTGACCAACATAGCAATGGGCATTGCAGTAATTGCAGGATTTATAGTCTTTGTACTACTTGTAGCAATGTGAGTCTCTCTTATACACTACATTTTGGTAATGTGACCAAATGAAACtggaagtaataaaacagtaggggtcatttatagatTTCTGGGGCACAATAGCAAGCACATATTCCCTAAAGGAAAGCTGCACTATGTTCCTTGCGCTAGATTGCTCTTGCCATTTTGCcagagcagaaagctgtgtgaactttgcacactgcattctgctCTGTAAATGACCACtagaatgtaaaaaatgtttagcttTTAAATTAAAcaggatgatttttttttcatttgtttgcagTGCTTTAATATACACCTACTACACCAGGAAAGAAATAGCATTATTTACAGTTGAAACTGAAGAAATGGAAGAGGTGTAAGGTAaggcaatttctgcaaaaaaatgattttttttattgtgctctTTGTGATTTTTACTTTAAATACTTGTGGTCCTTTAGGTTTGAATACCAGatataatattgataaatatGGAGACAATCTATATACTTTATTTTGTGTATTGTACCATTGCTTAACtgcatttctctataaatgttaAGGTAATTGTATATGCCTGCATTCTATATTCTCTACACTAGAGGGCTTTTGCTGAGGGTTTGTGTTTCTTTATAAGTGGGAATTGTTTTGACTGCTTCATGGCTATGATTAAGGGTGAGGGTGCCCAAAACATATCAGGCAGTAGCTTCTCATGTTTATACTTTTTAGTGTATACCAGTAAATTAGACTTTTTAAGGGATTCAATCTGGAAGCTGCAATTCCATTCAACGCTTTTTATTAGACATCCAGTAACAGCCATAGGGGTTGATTAAATTCATTAAATTTCATCGCacattttttgcgttaaaatagacgcgacaattagcacgcgattcactacagtataccgcgtgcgttaagtcgcatatcgcatgcgtcaATTTTCGTGCAACtgcatgcgttagttttaacgcatgtgttaattagtgcgctgaaaagaatactaacgcatgattcacaaacacttaggcgcgctaaatatcgcattaggctatacgaaaaataacacctatttgaggcaggcgataattatagaaaagtacagtaaaataaatggactttgcagtgctatttattcaagtatgtgttggccctagagcaggggtgggcaaagtttttggctcgggggccacatttactcacaggcgggccaggccgggccaacgtcctcccaccagctccccctccaccagcatcctccatctctccgacctgcagctccctccatcgttccgctgcgtctgttccccggctctccgctgcatccttttttatggttgcgccccctgcgtattgacatcacgagcacgcacgaagcgcaaccaatcagggcccagaaattatttaaagggacccggagtcggcgggccggattaaaaaggccaacgggccgaatgtggcccgcgggccgtagtttgcccacccctgccctagagtgacgcagcctccagtttgcagggaaatagtcatttttaatacagtaattttacgaaagtattgtcatgtatggctaacatggcgtgcgtttattcgcacgactatttatatgcggctacagttgatgaaatgtttcgccaggaatggatttgagGCGAGTTTTTgaacgcgcggcaaattttttcatgcatttcgcgagttaaataacgcatgcaatatcgcacgtaaattaacgcaagtaagcttatagtgaatcgtgcgttaagtcgtgaaaatttagacgcaataaaatttttaacacacgcTTTAAATggcgcacgttaaaacgcactttagtgaatcagccctatagtattAAACAAACACACTGTTTCAGGCTGGACATTAGAACTATTATCAGGAAAGCAGTACATTTGAAAAAACGCAGACACATATAATAATCTAAAACAGGtgcattttgcatgtttttataCATGGACAATGCATGTTGCAAACTAAAGGAAAACAATAAGATCATCCCACTGTCTGTTTCCTGTATGTATAGAACCTGACTAAATAAACTGTTCATCCTACAAAGATTCCCCAATCAAAGCAGGTTCAGAAAAATGCTTAATTAAAAGAGATAATTTCCTTTTGTTGATTTAGTTTACTATTCACAATTATTAACCTTTCAAATTTAATTGTGAAACAATATTAATTGCTATGTAATGGAGTACATCTAGTCTATATTTAATTAGTAGATAatgttaaacataaaataaaagagaacatTTGAAACTGTTTTTCAGAACCCCTGGAAATATGGCCACGCAGACTGATAACCCTGCATAAATGAACATTTGTACTTGTTACATGAGTAACAAGTGGGCcgtagtatgaggacactgggggaggactttAGTCTGGCCCTCcgacagtctgagggaccatgaataTTGTTATGttcaccccctccctttttccTGTACCCTATTTGTATAGAaccaaaattaataaataatgttaaaaaaattagcaatttatGTCGtactatattttttgttttgtgactTGACATGTGaaggtttttaaaaatatgtcaatattcagttaaaaatgtaattcctttATTTGTGCTCTGCAACCAGGAAAGCAGGGAAAATAAGagcctgttttttatgcaacatgATATAATAACAGAATGACATATAGCATAGATAAAGATGGtttataatatacaaaaacaCAAGACCAGCATAACTTGATACCACTTCAAGAGATGCCATGTCGTATGGATCAGCTTTTGAGGGTTAGTCTACAGCACATGTGGCCTTATTTGTTAAATCCAACAGTAGCGACCAGCTTGATCACTAAACCAGAATTTGTGAGCTCTAGCTGATTTTGTGGTATTTAGGGATGAAGGATAGTTTTCTTTAGGGAATATCATATTAATGCTGggtatagagcaggggtgggcaaactacggcccgtgggccacatccggcccgctggcctttttaatccggcctgctgactccggcccccttaaaataATTACAGACCCTGATTGGTCCGTAATTAGGCATCCTGTGCATAGGGTTATAATGAACTAggattttctacatttttatttgcttCTATGCATTTAGAATACATAACAGTAACTTATTGCCTTAACTAAAGAAATCACTGCAATTCATAGGAGATATTTGTATGAACCCCTGAAATATTAGCTACTTCCTGAGTATAAAAAATCTATTGAATGGTGGATTACCCCAATAACCACAACTTTGATTTAATGTGTTGAAATACAAACGTGTCTCTTTTTATGTGAATTCTGTAatgcagtgctgttcaacttctgtggcactgagggccagaatttttctggcctacatggtggagggccgataatggaaggcagttttgacaactcaccctttttaaactgcacccacttccaaccacgttatcac
The sequence above is a segment of the Xenopus tropicalis strain Nigerian chromosome 7, UCB_Xtro_10.0, whole genome shotgun sequence genome. Coding sequences within it:
- the LOC116412447 gene encoding uncharacterized protein LOC116412447, producing the protein MQFFNVLIIFLIIFLNLILLAQACVECSNKVSQALIKYRKKALNLRVKNSDIGLRASLMVMEMESNYFKKYASNHYSGYIDYQDLGAIVQRLLNKLPSVINFNGSDEQYFDNLVSFRKGIIEDLKPALKKAHDLVCSPSECENLKEMVNCEECKTMINSLCQGPSVCKGDRERRIAVETAQVDATAVKLTNIAMGIAVIAGFIVFVLLVAIALIYTYYTRKEIALFTVETEEMEEV